Genomic window (Sediminispirochaeta smaragdinae DSM 11293):
ATCAAGGTCGGATGTACCCAGACTGACGCCTCCACCCGGATCGGGATAGGCGGCTATACAGAGACCCTCAAGGCCCTGCAGGAGCGGGAGGACTACCCCTACGAACAGGATCAGGATATCCAGCAGTTTACCCTGGGAGAAACCCGCCGCCTCGACGCGGTGATGAGGGAATTCGCCGAAATGGGGATGATTTCCTCCTTCTGCACCGCAGGATACCGATGCGGACGAACAGGCGACAAGATCATGGGGCTGCTGAAAAGCTGCAAAGAGGGAAAGTTCTGCAAGCTCAATGCGGTACTCACCTTTCGTGAATATCTGGATGATTTTGCCTCCCCTGCGACAAAAAAGGTCGGGGAAAAGGTGATCGCAAAGGAAATGGAAGAGATTCGGAACGAGCCGTTTTTCAAGAAAGGGACGCTTCTTGCGACCTTCGAGGAGATGCTAAGGCGCACCGAGGCGGGAGAACGGGATGTCTATATCTGATCGGATCGGGACCCTTTTCGAGGAAAATCCGGACAGACACTCGGCCCTGCGGCAGGTGTCGGTATGGCTGGAGCGTGAGTTTGATCAACATGTATGGATCTGCTCTATTTTCGGAAAGCGGTGGGCCTACACCGTCGGGTCTTCAGAGGTGCTGACCGGCCGGAACCGCTGGGATCTTGGCTCCGGTTGGGGTCTCCTTGCCGATGAGTTGCGTCTTTCCCCTGAGCAGTGGCAGGAGCTCTGTTTGGCTCTTGCGGAATCTTTAAAAGAAAGGGTGGTAATGCAGAAATGACGATGGACGGAGAAACCAGACGGGAGCGGGACCTGCTCGGTGAAATGGATATTCCTCGGGATGCCTACTGGGGAATCCACAGCCGAAGGGCCGCCGTCAATTTTCCTATTTCAAAACAGTCGGTTTCTCCGGAACTGATACACGCCTACGGCATGGTGAAACTGGCCGCCTGCCAGGTAAACCGCGCCCTTGCAACCTGGGAAAGCCGAAAAGGAGAGGCCATTGAACAGGCCTGTAGCGAGGTGGCAGAGGGGAAATTCGACGAGAGTATCATTGTCGACGCTCTTCAGGGAGGAGCGGGAACATCTACCAACATGAATGTCAACGAGGTGATCGCAAACAGGGCCCTGGAAATTCTCGACCTTCCAAAGGGTTCCTATCAGGTCATTTCACCACTCGACGATGTCAATCTCCATCAATCTACCAACGACACCTACCCTACAGCCCTGCGGCTTGCGGCAATTCGTCTTATCGAAGTACTGGAAAAGGATATTGTCGCCCTCCAGGAGGCCTTCCAGGCAAAGGAACGGGAGTTCTCCTCTATCGTGAAGATCGGGAGGACTCAGCTTCAGGATGCCGTTCTTACCACCCTGGGGAGGGAGATGTCGGCCTATGCCGACGTCCTCTCCAGGGACCGCTGGCGTTTATACAAAACGAAAGAACGTCTGAGAGTGGTAAACCTCGGAGGAACGGCAATCGGTACCGGACTGGGAGCCCCCAGAAGCTATATCATGCAGGTAACCGAAAGGCTTAGGGGGCTCACCGGTATCGGCTTTGCCCGGGCGGAAAATCTGATCGACGGAACCCAGAATGCAGACGTTTTCGTCGAGGTCTCGGGCCTGTTGAAGGCCTACGCATCGACCCTAGTCAAAATCTCAAATGATCTGAGGCTTATCTCTTCCGGGCCCCAGGCGGGCTTCGGCGAAATAACGCTGCCCCCCCGCCAGGGGGGCTCCTCGATCATGCCCGGAAAAATCAACCCGGTCATTCCCGAGGCTGTGGTGCAAAGCGCTTTTATGTATATGGGATACGACCAAGCCATCACCCTGGCCGCCTCATCGGGAAATCTCGAGCTCAATCCATTTCTTCCCCTTATCGCCCACTGCCTGCTTTCCGGCATCGGCAAGCTGAGCTCGGCGAGCAAGGTCCTGGCGGAGTTTTGCGTCAAAGGGATTAAGGCCCGTAGCGATGAAATTGGACGTCACCTTGAAGGGGCCAGCGCCATAGCCACCGCCCTCATTCCCTATATCGGCTATGAAAAAGCCGAAGAGCTCCTTCTTTTTGCAAAAGAGAAGGGTTCGACCCTCAGGGAAGCCGCGGTGGGGCTCGGGCTCCTGAGTGATGAGCAGTTTACACAGGCAATATCATCCGAGGCGGTCACCCGCCTCGGCACACCCCAGGAGTAAGGTATGACAAAGACACCGAAGGGCTTGCGCCTCCATATCGGCATCTTCGGAAAGCGCAACGCCGGCAAATCGAGCATCCTCAACGCCCTCACGAAACAGCAGGTATCCATTGTTTCCGACCAGGCAGGAACCACCACCGATCCCGTCGAAAAGCCGATGGAGTTGTTAC
Coding sequences:
- a CDS encoding aspartate ammonia-lyase codes for the protein MTMDGETRRERDLLGEMDIPRDAYWGIHSRRAAVNFPISKQSVSPELIHAYGMVKLAACQVNRALATWESRKGEAIEQACSEVAEGKFDESIIVDALQGGAGTSTNMNVNEVIANRALEILDLPKGSYQVISPLDDVNLHQSTNDTYPTALRLAAIRLIEVLEKDIVALQEAFQAKEREFSSIVKIGRTQLQDAVLTTLGREMSAYADVLSRDRWRLYKTKERLRVVNLGGTAIGTGLGAPRSYIMQVTERLRGLTGIGFARAENLIDGTQNADVFVEVSGLLKAYASTLVKISNDLRLISSGPQAGFGEITLPPRQGGSSIMPGKINPVIPEAVVQSAFMYMGYDQAITLAASSGNLELNPFLPLIAHCLLSGIGKLSSASKVLAEFCVKGIKARSDEIGRHLEGASAIATALIPYIGYEKAEELLLFAKEKGSTLREAAVGLGLLSDEQFTQAISSEAVTRLGTPQE